Proteins co-encoded in one Carcharodon carcharias isolate sCarCar2 chromosome 7, sCarCar2.pri, whole genome shotgun sequence genomic window:
- the nod2 gene encoding nucleotide-binding oligomerization domain-containing protein 2 isoform X4, whose translation MNADQLLKARRHQFITILGRGSVEVFESILDRLLAWDLLNWEEYEYVKSPGLLSRSSRYLLDVIVCKGTRACELFVVVLRDVLHSSQLTGLILGNYKPPEETDKSSASRSSLASQTLQKHRPDIVRKLHGHIAAVLELLHRHGHFSKYECEEVQLPIYTPSQQARKLLDLSKAKGDDTAQVLLDYVESEPGPVKPILGNICLKYQEKLSSTLAAQSRFLTNYAGTENMCLEDIYVDCILEISNTAAENDCLSFLVGLENIFGSDGVSNKDADTVLITGEAGSGKSTSLQKIQQLWATKQAFQDITFVFAFSCRRLNFIDKPVSLKMLLFEHCCWPDDHQDEVFRYILDHPEEIMFMFDGFDEFKLQFTDEEKHCSPTKPITALNLIFNLLQGNLMKNTKKVMTSRPNAVTANLRKYLQKEITLKGFSREGIEMFIRKCHSNSSSAEHILHFVEANSALHGLCHVPFFCWIVSKCHEQLMQNGSDFTHTMTDVYLLILEHFLLHFTQSCQGINEVLLSRVATVHHLGKLALDGLTSCCYIFSAAQLQEAEVSEEDISLGFLVHSHSFSHACSVVNNRNYEFLHITVQCFFAALYITLNDNVGQSTLYSLFKHNQENTSPCMMSAACLKGWLFDCDQSGEQHERRSEVMLQEAERSNLQITASFVSGLLSGRHRNLMGKNFLIQQRCKKYKLVKKCLAKSIQKHFLSIPPAVGGEKKSMHALPEFVWWIKCIYEMQDNNLAKQAVSKLDVDHLKLTYCGIGPVECTALAYVLKHLKNPMGLQLDYNSVGDLGIEQLLPCLDICQSIYLRGNNISDQGISKLVDRALDSCNLQKIALFHNNLTDACTPYFAKLLKHKDNFLALRLGNNHLTAAGAEVLAEGLKQNNSIQYLGLQENNLVDEDMLHFAEGLQNNSSLKVLKLAQNRISRKGVEFIVKALKHNVTIASIWRKSRDCRGDRRNDSRKKIDILIKNWKRELCALLLIPS comes from the exons ATGAATGCTGATCAGTTGCTTAAGGCACGAAGACACCAGTTCATCACAATTCTTGGAAGAGGGTCAGTGGAAGTCTTTGAGAGCATCCTTGATCGCTTATTAGCATGGGATCTTCTGAACTGGGAGGAATATGAATATGTGAAATCGCCAGGTCTTCTGTCTCGTTCCAGTCGTTATCTCCTTGACGTTATAGTGTGCAAAGGGACCAGAGCCTGTGAACTTTTTGTTGTGGTGTTGCGAGATGTCCTTCACAGCTCGCAACTGACTGGTTTAATTCTGGGGAACTATAAGCCTCCAGAAGAGACTGACAAATCTTCAGCATCACGATCATCATTGGCTTCCCAAACTCTTCAAAAACACAGACCTGACATAGTGAGGAAGCTACATGGACACATTGCAGCTGTGTTGGAACTTCTGCATAGACATGGTCATTTTTCAAAATATGAATGTGAAGAGGTTCAATTGCCAATATATACACCTTCACAGCAG GCACGAAAGCTGCTAGATCTCTCTAAAGCTAAGGGGGATGATACAGCCCAGGTCCTGTTAGACTACGTTGAGTCTGAACCTGGACCCGTCAAACCCATCCTTG GTAATATTTGCTTGAAGTATCAGGAAAAGTTGAGTTCTACATTGGCTGCTCAGTcccgatttctaacaaactatgcAGGAACTGAAAATATGTGCCTGGAGGATATTTATGTGGATTGTATCTTGGAAATATCCAATACTGCTGCTGAAAATGACTGCTTGTCTTTCCTTGTTGGTCTGGAAAACATCTTTGGGTCAGATGGAGTATCAAATAAAGATGCAGATACTGTGTTAATCACTGGGGAAGCAGGAAGTGGGAAAAGCACTTCACTGCAGAAAATACAACAATTATGGGCAACAAAACAAGCATTCCAGGACATCACATTTGTATTTGCTTTCAGCTGCAGAAGGTTAAACTTCATTGATAAACCTGTTTCACTTAAAATGTTATTGTTTGAACATTGCTGTTGGCCTGACGATCACCAAGATGAGGTGTTCCGATACATCTTGGACCACCCTGAAGAGATCATGTTCATGTTTGATGGGTTTGATGAATTTAAACTCCAATTTACTGATGAAGAAAAGCACTGTTCTCCCACCAAACCCATCACTGCTCTGAATCTGATCTTTAATCTGCTACAAGGAAACTTGATGAAAAACACTAAAAAAGTTATGACCAGTCGACCAAATGCAGTAACTGCCAATTTAAGAAAATATCTACAGAAAGAGATCACTTTGAAAGGATTCTCGCGGGAGGGAATTGAAATGTTCATCAGGAAATGCCACAGCAACTCATCAAGTGCAGAACATATTTTACATTTTGTCGAGGCAAACTCAGCTCTTCATGGGCTCTGCCATGTGCCTTTCTTCTGTTGGATAGTGTCAAAATGCCATGAGCAGTTAATGCAGAATGGCAGTGATTTCACTCACACTATGACTGATGTTTATCTGTTGATTCTGGAACATTTTTTATTGCATTTTAcacaaagctgtcaaggaattaATGAAGTTCTACTGAGCCGAGTTGCGACAGTCCATCACCTTGGCAAATTAGCACTGGATGGTTTAACCTCTTGCTGTTACATATTCTCAGCTGCACAGCTACAAGAGGCCGAGGTATCTGAAGAGGACATTTCTTTAGGATTCCTTGTCCATAGTCACAGTTTCTCACATGCTTGTAGTGTGGTTAATAATAGGAATTATGAGTTTCTTCACATCACTGTCCAGTGTTTCTTTGCTGCACTGTACATCACTTTAAATGACAATGTGGGACAATCTACTCTTTACTCATTATTCAAACATAACCAGGAAAATACTTCCCCATGCATGATGTCAGCAGCCTGCCTTAAAGGTTGGCTATTTGATTGCGACCAATCTGGTGAACAACATGAAAGGAGAAGTGAAGTTATGCTACAGGAAGCGGAGAGATCAAATCTCCAAATAACAGCGAGCTTTGTTTCTGGGCTTTTGTCTGGTAGGCACAGGAACctgatggggaagaattttctcatCCAGCAACGATGCAAGAAGTACAAACTGGTTAAAAAGTGCTTAGCAAAGAGCATACAGAAACATTTCCTATCTATACCACCAGCTGTTGGTGGAGAGAAGAAAAGTATGCATGCTTTGCCAGAATTTGTATGGTGGATCAAATGCATTTATGAAATGCAGGACAATAATTTGGCCAAACAAGCTGTTAGTAAATTGGACGTGGATCACTTGAAATTGACCTATTGTGGAATAGGGCCAGTTGAGTGCACTGCTCTTGCTTACGTCCTCAAACACTTGAAAAATCCCATGGGATTACAATTGGATTACAACTCAGTCGGTGATTTAGGAATTGAACAACTCCTTCCCTGCTTGGATATTTGCCAATCTATTTA CCTCCGGGGAAATAACATTTCTGATCAAGGAATCTCCAAACTGGTTGACCGAGCTCTTGACAGCTGCAATTTACAAAAGATTGC gttGTTTCACAACAATTTAACTGATGCATGCACCCCCTATTTTGCAAAGCTGCTTAAACATAAGGACAACTTTCTCGCATTAAG GCTAGGCAACAACCACTTAACAGCTGCTGGAGCGGAAGTGCTGGCAGAAGGTTTAAAACAGAACAACTCCATCCAGTACTTGGG